Proteins from a single region of Deinococcus depolymerans:
- the sat gene encoding sulfate adenylyltransferase: MTILLPTTSTLPSPLGGTLVNGVRRAGHDFDPAELAALPRLSISERTLADLEMLATGAYSPLTGFVNEADYLSVIERLRLADGTPWSIPITLPVDAGHAGLRGRVVLSFEGQDVGWVDVQEAYAARKAWEAREVYRTEDETHPGVAALYAQGDFNLAGPVALFEVPRGAFPRHHRTPAEVREVIEARGWRSTVAFQTRNPIHRAHEYLQKVALELVDGLLLHPLVGTTKGDDVPADTRVQAYEVLLEKYYPQARTLLSVYPAAMRYAGPREAILHALSRRNYGVTHFIVGRDHAGVGSYYGTYDAQEIFSAYTPGELGIQILKFEHTFYCNSCGQLVSPRTCPHDSSHHLVLSGTRVREKLRAGENLPAEFTRPEVAEVLRAAYADRA; encoded by the coding sequence ATGACGATCCTGCTGCCCACCACCTCCACCCTCCCCAGCCCCCTCGGCGGCACCCTCGTCAACGGCGTGCGCCGCGCCGGACACGACTTCGACCCGGCGGAACTCGCCGCGCTGCCCCGCCTGAGCATCAGCGAGCGCACCCTGGCCGACCTGGAGATGCTCGCCACCGGCGCGTACTCCCCCCTGACCGGCTTCGTGAACGAGGCGGACTACCTCTCGGTCATCGAGCGGCTGCGCCTCGCGGACGGTACCCCCTGGAGCATCCCGATCACGCTGCCCGTGGATGCCGGGCACGCCGGGCTGCGCGGGCGCGTGGTCCTGAGCTTCGAGGGTCAGGACGTGGGCTGGGTGGACGTGCAGGAGGCGTACGCGGCCCGCAAGGCCTGGGAGGCGCGCGAGGTGTACCGCACCGAGGACGAGACGCACCCCGGCGTGGCCGCGCTGTACGCGCAGGGTGACTTCAACCTGGCCGGGCCGGTGGCGCTGTTCGAGGTGCCCCGCGGCGCCTTCCCCCGCCACCACCGCACGCCCGCCGAGGTGCGCGAGGTGATCGAGGCGCGCGGCTGGCGCTCCACGGTGGCGTTCCAGACCCGCAACCCGATCCACCGCGCGCACGAGTACCTGCAGAAGGTGGCGCTGGAACTCGTGGACGGGCTGCTGCTGCACCCGCTGGTGGGCACCACCAAGGGCGACGACGTGCCCGCCGACACCCGCGTGCAGGCGTACGAGGTGCTGCTGGAGAAGTACTACCCGCAGGCCCGCACGCTGCTCAGCGTGTACCCGGCGGCCATGCGCTACGCCGGGCCGCGCGAGGCGATCCTGCACGCCCTGTCGCGGCGCAACTACGGCGTGACGCACTTCATCGTGGGCCGCGACCACGCGGGCGTCGGCAGCTACTACGGCACGTACGACGCGCAGGAGATCTTCAGCGCGTACACGCCAGGGGAACTGGGCATCCAGATCCTGAAGTTCGAGCACACCTTCTACTGCAACTCCTGCGGGCAGCTCGTCAGCCCCCGCACCTGCCCGCACGACAGCTCGCATCACCTCGTGCTGAGCGGCACGCGGGTCCGCGAGAAGCTGCGCGCCGGGGAGAACCTGCCCGCCGAGTTCACCCGGCCCGAGGTGGCCGAGGTGCTGCGCGCCGCGTACGCCGACCGGGCGTAA
- a CDS encoding ABC transporter substrate-binding protein, with protein MTRLTIPTLLTLTLLTTAAAQDVQTVRLGFFPNLTHAPALVGLERGTFQKALGKVKLDAREFVSGTTLTEAFAAGQIDIAYVGPGPAINAAGRGMPVQFLAGASEAGAVLVVRKDSGIRSYRELAGKTVAVPSLGNTQDISLRHLLNENGLKSRTDGGNVTITPIAPADVLAAFAARRVDATLVPEPWGAALEAQGHRVIGSEKTVWRDGKYPTTLVIVNAKFAQANPQLVTAFLKAHTDTVAFINRSPAAAQTAVNAQLLKLTGTKLDPRVLQRAFARTRFTTSLDLAALTEYARLNVEAGYARSAPDLTPFLRR; from the coding sequence ATGACCCGACTGACCATCCCCACCCTGCTGACGCTGACCCTGCTGACCACCGCCGCCGCCCAGGACGTCCAGACCGTGCGCCTGGGCTTCTTCCCCAACCTGACGCACGCACCCGCCCTGGTGGGCCTGGAACGTGGCACCTTCCAGAAAGCCCTGGGCAAGGTGAAACTGGACGCCAGGGAGTTCGTGTCCGGCACCACCCTGACCGAGGCGTTCGCCGCCGGGCAGATCGACATCGCGTACGTGGGGCCGGGCCCGGCCATCAACGCTGCCGGGCGCGGCATGCCCGTGCAGTTCCTCGCGGGGGCCAGCGAGGCGGGCGCGGTGCTCGTCGTGCGCAAGGACAGCGGCATCCGGTCGTACCGGGAGCTGGCCGGGAAGACTGTCGCCGTGCCCAGCCTGGGGAACACGCAGGACATCAGCCTGCGGCACCTCCTGAACGAGAACGGTCTGAAATCCAGGACGGACGGCGGAAACGTCACCATCACGCCCATCGCGCCCGCCGACGTGCTGGCCGCCTTCGCCGCGAGGCGCGTGGACGCCACGCTGGTGCCCGAACCGTGGGGCGCGGCGCTTGAAGCCCAGGGGCACCGGGTCATCGGCAGCGAGAAGACCGTCTGGCGTGACGGGAAGTACCCCACGACCCTCGTGATCGTGAACGCGAAGTTCGCGCAGGCCAACCCGCAGCTGGTGACGGCCTTCCTGAAGGCCCACACGGACACCGTGGCGTTCATCAACCGCTCTCCGGCGGCGGCGCAGACAGCCGTGAACGCCCAGCTGCTGAAACTGACGGGCACGAAACTCGACCCGCGCGTCCTGCAGCGGGCCTTCGCCCGGACACGCTTCACGACCAGCCTCGATCTGGCGGCCCTGACCGAGTACGCGAGGCTGAACGTGGAAGCCGGGTACGCCCGCAGCGCCCCGGACCTCACGCCCTTCCTTCGCCGGTAA
- a CDS encoding ABC transporter permease — protein MTIAKHSTDLSPAGQPSRWRVLSWQVAGLLLILGLWWLVTDVLKLYPPYVFPGPKAVWTEVSYGLWGTGPQDGKLLGAIGGSLRRVLTGYLLAVLLGGVVGLLMGAWLPLRATLGAYLTGIQSVPSIAFVPFAILFFGLNERAVLFVVILEGFIPVALAVSGALLNVPPALRVAGRTLGARGLGLTLRVLLPASVPNVLTGLRTAWSFAWRALVGGELLIAGVKSLGEQLEIGRNTANVALVLATIIIIGVIGGLFDTLLRAAETRVRRNYGLEVPQ, from the coding sequence ATGACCATTGCCAAGCATTCGACCGATCTTTCCCCCGCCGGGCAACCGTCCCGCTGGCGGGTGCTGTCCTGGCAGGTTGCCGGCCTGCTGCTCATCCTGGGCCTCTGGTGGCTTGTCACAGACGTCCTGAAACTGTACCCGCCGTACGTGTTCCCCGGCCCGAAGGCCGTGTGGACGGAAGTCAGTTACGGCCTGTGGGGCACCGGCCCGCAGGACGGCAAACTGCTGGGCGCCATCGGCGGCAGCCTGCGCCGCGTGCTGACCGGGTACCTGCTGGCCGTGCTGCTGGGCGGCGTGGTGGGCCTGCTGATGGGCGCGTGGCTGCCGCTGCGGGCCACGCTGGGCGCGTACCTGACCGGCATTCAGAGCGTGCCCAGCATCGCGTTCGTGCCGTTCGCGATTCTGTTCTTCGGCCTGAACGAGCGGGCCGTGCTGTTCGTGGTGATCCTCGAAGGGTTCATTCCGGTGGCGCTGGCCGTGTCGGGCGCGCTGCTGAACGTGCCCCCGGCGCTGCGCGTGGCGGGCCGCACGCTGGGCGCCCGCGGGCTGGGCCTGACCCTGCGGGTGCTGCTGCCCGCCAGCGTCCCGAACGTCCTGACGGGACTGCGGACCGCGTGGAGTTTCGCGTGGCGGGCCCTGGTCGGCGGTGAGCTGCTGATCGCGGGCGTCAAGAGCCTCGGCGAGCAGCTGGAGATCGGGCGGAACACCGCGAACGTGGCGCTGGTCCTGGCGACGATCATCATCATCGGCGTGATCGGCGGGCTGTTCGACACGCTGCTGCGCGCCGCCGAGACCCGCGTGCGCCGGAACTACGGCCTGGAGGTGCCACAATGA